The window TCCACAAGGAATGGTCACAGGGTTCTTCAGTAGATCCAGACAGATTGAACAAGAGAATTGGTCTTCCCCAAATAATGCATACGACTCAGCCATTTTGTGGCCGAGAataatgtatgtaatgtgtgtCCGGGCTGGTACGAGGGGAAGTGCAACTATCTGAATTCCAATTGGTTTTGAAAAATTATACCGCTGAGGGGTGTGGTTTTATCAAGATCTCCAACTGGGGCGTGAAAGATAGTTTCTTTTCTCTCAGAGAAGCTAACTACAGTACTATTTTCCTTTGCGCCTTATGGTTGCTACGGAGAACGTCCACTTCAACAAACTCACATACAAAGCCTGTACACCATTTTCCACTAGATAGCAcaaccacaaagtcaaaattataAAAGGGTTTAAATCGTAAAAActcatgaaaacaaacatttgctttttggtcttaatttaaggttagggctaggcataaggttagcagtgtggttaatttTAGGTTTAGGGATAGttttaaaatcagatttaaaaaagataCATTTTGGCAATAGGCGGGTTTTTAGGACTTTGTGGatatggtaactagtgacgacccagTTCTCCGGCTTACTTTTTGATTGACTGTTTTATTAGCCGCTAGGAACGGGAATTTTGTGGAGTCGACCAATGAAACGAAAGCATTGCACCACTGTAGTTAGATAGAGAGCGCAAGGGGCATTTTGTAGCAGTACGGAGATCTCTGATACGATGCATCAAATATCTTAGTGGTAAGTACATTTGAGCTAAATTTCTACGATTTCAAAGCGTGTGTTGACAGACTGACAACGGAGCCTTTTTAGTGGCTGTCAAACTCTCATTCAAATGTATGGCTTGTGTTTTTGAGAGCTATCATCCTCAGCCTCATACTAGCTAGGTGCCAGgctgtcaactagctagctactagcaCTGTCCAGCAGGCCCATCCTTATCATAGCATGGGAATGAGAACAGTTCATGATAATGTAGCCCAACATTGACAGCATTCGATCAAAATAAAGACCAAAAGATGTATTTTGGGGCGGGGGCGGGTGGGGTAAACACAGAGGGTCTCGTGTAAATTTGTATTAATGAGGTAAGCTTTAAATGATGGAAACTTACTACACCTGCACCACTACACTCTACTCCTTGAATCAACATCATCAACATCAATAATGGACAACGAATACAAAGCAGGCAGCCCATATATCCTTACAGTGATTTATAGAATAGTACAGTAGCCCAAAGGTAGCTCTTCTGAAAACGTTCCATgtgaccacatacttttggtggTGAGTAAAAAAACGGTGTGTTTTTGTGTCCTACCAGCCCCAGAATGAGGAGTCATCTGTTTCAGAGACATGGATAAATATGAAAAGGTGAGGAAGATTGGGGAGGGCTCCTTCGGGAAGGCAATTCTCGTCAAATCCAGGGAGGATGGAAAACAGTATGTCATCAAAGAGATTGGCATCTCCCGGGTAAGCCACAGAGAACCGTATATGACATAATTACCATTTAGCCCTACATGATGTTATGGAAATTATATTTCACCCATAATATGATATTATCAATGTCTTCCTTTTCCTCTCCATTTGTCTCACTTTCTATGGCAGATGTCTAGTAAAGAGAGACAGGAGTCCCGTAAAGAAGTGGCTGTTCTGGCCAACATGAGCCATCCCAACATCGTCCAGTACAAAGAGTCCTTTGAAGGTAAACAACAACCTGTGCACCATGCAGTCCAGTGACCCGAGTTCAGAGGTCAATAGTCAGCAGTGATGGCCAGAATGCCTCTATGCCTATATCAATTTCCTTGAGACTTTAGGGTTGTAATATACAGAGCCCTTCACCTGTGGTGTGATTTCTGATGAAGCAACGTGATCAATCTCAGTTGATGTGTGAGACTTGGCAGCAGCTTCCAGAAAATAAGTAGATTATCTGTCTGGCTCATTAATGAAACTAGAGCTAGACAGACCTCTCCCTCCGGATTCAATCCTGTAGTGTGTGTTTAACTTCAGCCTGGCCAGGGAGATCTAATAATTAGGTTTATGTGTCTTCTAGCACAGTGTAACACAGACAGGTTGGTTGAACCAatgctttctctctgtgtgttttctaGAGTGTGGATGTCTGTACATCGTAATGGATTACTGTGAGGGAGGAGACCTATTCAAGACAATCAACTCTCAGAAAGGAGTGCAGTTCCCTGAGGAGCAGGTAAAACATAAGAGGCAGGTGAAAATGCCCCCACAGACAGATTTTtgtcatggatggatggatgttatGAACATGCGTTTGACTCTGTCTGTATCTTTATAGATCCTGGATTGGTTGGTGCAGATATGCCTCGCCTTGAAGCATGTACATGACCGTAAGATCCTCCACAGAGACATCAAATCACAGGTAAATAAGAAGTTAGAGGAACAGCTTCCACCCCTGAATTTTGTGGCATACTGTAGTACACATTACTCATCATACTTATATGGTTTGGAACTTTTAGAACATATTTCTGACCAAAGATGGAACCATACAGCTAGGAGACTTTGGGATTGCCAGGGTGCTGAATAGGTGAGTCATACAACATACTAAAGAATCTGTCCCCTGTTTAGTGAAAAGGGGGCAACTTCTTTGCAATGTTCATCTCCATTTCAGTAACTCCACAATCCTCTTTCTCAGTACTGTGGAGCTAGCCAGGACATGTATCGGGACGCCATACTACCTGTCACCTGAGATTTGTGAAAACAAACCGTACAACAACAAAAGGTAACCTGCACCCATATCTGGTTGAGGGGGCATTGTCTCATGATGGGATGTGAACTTTTAGGATTCTCTCTTTGTGCATGTCAATGTGAGTTTGTAACCACCATTTAAAAAGGTGCAGAGTTGAATCATTTAATTTGTCACACACACTCAGAATAATGCAGAGTCATTGAGTCATTGGCTACACCACTATGATTATGTAATGGTGTCATGTATAGCCTTTATGGAGTCAACTTCCTGGCTGGTGTACATCCAGAGTCCTGGGCAGGACACCTGTATTGATTCTAACCTATTTAAATATGCATAATGTAATCTAATCAACCTCAGTTACATGAGTCTGTATTTGTCTTAATGAACTGTAGCATGCAGCCTCACACTACAGCAGCCTATGGTTGTCTTCTTGTTAACAGGAGTGCCTTTCTTTCCACGTTAGCTAATGTGTAGAAAAGCATCTTTAGCAATAATGTATGTGCAATACTGTGTGAGCAAGAATGTAATGTACCAATCCCAGAGAacttatccctcctctctccatctgtattctctctttctttccctttcacTCCTCCAGTGATGTTTGGGCCCTGGGGTGTGTCCTGTATGAAATGTGCACGCTAAAGCATGCAgtaagtatttgtgtgtgtgtgtttaggtgtgtctTAAAGTCAGTTACAGAGTGAACCTGGGGCAGGCACAATATGAACGCTCACTCTCTCCCATATATAAATGCATGATGATTCTCTCTGGAGTCAGTTGTGTTTCAGATAGTCTTTTTTAATGGCTGATCATATCTGCTGAGCACGTGGTCTGTTTAATTCTAAAAAGGTCTAATAATATTAATTACATTTATACATTTTGAGTTATTAAGGAGACAATCTTATCCAAAGCGCCagtcactttaagaatgtttacatattctgcattacatctcatatgtattctattctactgtatctaagtctatgccgctctgacattgctcgcctaatatttatatattcttaattccattcctttactttagatttgtgtgtatatgttgtgaaattgttaattgcttgttagatattactgcactgttggagctagaaacacaagcatttcactacacctgcaataacatctgctaaatatgtgtatgtgacaaatcaaatttgatttgatttcaacttACATTAGTGAGTGCACACATTTTCAGACTTTTGTACTGGTCCCTTGTGGGAATCAAACCTATAACCctagcattgcaagcaccatactctaccagctgagccacaCAGAACCACTATTCATAATGTCAGAAAAGGCCATTCGTGTAATCAGTCATTCCCTTTGGTTGTGTCTGGCTTGCTATTTTAGTTATTAAGGAAGTATACCGTGTGTGTTCCCTCTTAGTTTGAGGCAGGTAATATGAAGAACCTGGTTCTGAAGATCATCCGGGGCTCGTACCCCCCTGTGTCGATACACTACTCCCAGGACCTTCGCTCTCTCATGGGCCAGCTGTTCAGACGCAACCCCCGGGAGAGACCCTCTGTCAGCTCTATCCTCGACAAACCCTTCCTCTCCCACAGAATCTTCAGGTTCCTCACCCCAGAGgtaggatacatacacacacacacacacacacacacaaggtcccAGGGACTGTTAGCCCTTTGACAGTATGATACACACACTGTGAATCTAGTCTTTTCAGCACAACAATATGACATTTGGTTTTCTCCCATTCAGATTATCGCTCAGGAATTCAGCCATAGCTTCCTCCACAAGCAGCCTAAAGCAGGTGTGGCGCAGGCGGCatcaggtaaacacacacaccacataaaaTGCTAACACATTTGAATGAATACACATGCCTCACTCTTACACCAAGAACCTCAACTTTGTAATGTAGTATCTTTCTTACCCTCTAGCCAAGCGTCGCGCCCCTGCTCCCATGCCTGTAACTCCAGCCCAGAAGATCACCAAACCAGCCGCCAAATATGGAGTGCCTTTAAATGTCAGGAAAGCCTCAGATGCAGCCATGAAACCTGCAGAGTGGAAACCAGCCGTCAAACACAAGATGGTTAGTACTGGAAGAGAGCCAGTGGCGTCTTTCAGCCTTCTCAACAGGATGATCCTATACTGGCTGTGCATCGTTGTCTACTGCCCCTCCACTGAGACAGATCTATTCATATTGGTTATGAATGTGTGTTATGAAGATGTCTGTCATGTTACACCTCAGTGGGACATggatgggcgtgtgtgtgtgtgtgtgtgtcctctgagtCTGAACCCCAGTGTTATATGTTGCTCAGGCCCCCGTCCCCCTCCCAGCAGTACCCCAGAGGAGAGTGAGtcgagtggaggaagagaggaggaaatatGAGGTAGCTACAACAGAGAGAGCGCCTCCTGTAACCTGTATTAACCCCTGCATCTCCTTTTCTTCCTTCCATTACCCCACCCACATAAAGTTCCCTCCTGACGTACATCCTTTTTTCTTCCTCATCATCACTCATCCAAACAGAGTGCAGCCCCCCACTTCTCCTCTTCCAGACAGTTTGAATAGCCCTCCCTCTTCTACACCCCTCTTTCTCCTAACCTGCCTAAGGAGTGCTCTTTTTCCCCCCTCCTTGTATACCTGTTCTATAGCAGTGAACCTCTTGCGTCTTAGTAAGTTCGTGGTTTCATGTTGACTATTGTGTTTACACTACAGGAAGGTGCCAGGAAGAAAAGGATGGAGCtgattgagaaagagaggaaacagagggagcaGGTCAGCTGGGTGTCTAGcatttgatatactgtattacATCTGAAATATGAAACTTCAGATTGTTCATCTTTATTTGTTCTTCAGATGTTTCTGTTGAAGGCTGGACAGATGAAGAGATATGAGCGGGAAAAGGTGAGTCAAATTGAATGTTATTTGCCacgtgcttcgtaaacaacagttgTACActaacagtgaagtgcttacttacgggccccacaacaatgcagagagaaaaataatagAAAAAATAACAACACAAGGAATAACTACACAATGAGTaaagataacttggctatatacagggaacaccagtactgagtcgatgtgcaggtgtATGAGGTAATTGAAGTAGACGGGTACATATGGATAAAGTGACTAGTCAACAGGATAGCTAATAAGcaatagcagcagcgtatgtgatgagtcaaaaggtGGCCATTGCAGAAAGTctaggtagctatttggttaactatttagcagtcttatgacttgatggtggaagctgttcagggtcctgttggttccagacttggtgcatcggtactgcttaccatgcggcagcagagagaacagtctctgacttgggtggctggagtcttttgaccatttttagggccttccttgaCAGTGGGGGTAGTATAACTGTAAACAGTAGTTATTTACACTATGTAACATTATGACATTGCAGTAGTGACGATCAAACTTAAGCATTTCATGTAATGCTTATAGTGACTAGTGAACTTTGACCCCCAGATAAACCGGATCAACCGAGCTcgagagcagggctggaggcacGTCCTGAGCTCTAGTGGAGGCAGCAGTCCAGAGAGGAAGGTACAGAATGAcccccccatcatcatcatcatctactgTGGTTTCACTTCATTAGTCTCACTACACTGGAGATGTTTTATCATCAATCAAAGCTTTTCCTCTCTAACGCACAGTCTTATCTGTCCCCAGTGTTTTGTAGGAGGTGGTGGTATGATGGCTGGGTTTGCAGCTCCTGTCCCAGAGCCCCTGCTTCCTGCTCCATGTCCTGTCCAGGGCCCCACCTcaggccctgccccgctctcccCTAGCAGGGGCCCGTATGAACACTACCATGCTGCTCTGGACCAGCTGGCCAAACCTCAGCCCAAAGAGGGTGCCAGAGAGGGATTCACAGCAGGAGGAGACACTCCTGTTAGGTGGGTTCAGCCATCATTTCCTTTGGGTAATTTATTGACTCAGGTGACTGATTGTGTTGTTTTGTATGTGTAAGGGGTGTGCCAGCTGCTGCCAGCTCAGTGCTGCCCAATGGCCCTGCTCGTCTCCCAGACCCTGATGTGGTGAAGAGAGAGCTACGGAGGCTAGAGTATGTCACCAAACAAACCCATGTTAGCAGGTCCGTGGTTGGTCTCAAACCATTCTAGAAAACATtactctgtctctgactggcagTAAAGCTTTGCTTGATATTGGATCATATTTATTAGTTATTCCTTACGTTGTATCAATACTAAGTCAATTAAATAACTTCCTCTCCAACTGTCTCCAGGCAACGGGGTCACGCAGCAGCTGAACGGGCCAATCAGGTTCAGGAGTTTCTGCAGCGTAAGAGAGATGCCATGCTGAACAAGGTCCGCGCTGAGGGACAGCTGGTACGTTTTCTCCTTCCTGCCCCCCATTTCTATACTTCTGCTCACTGAACAATAGGATGGCTCTATAAAGTCTGTTAAGTTCTCACAAAAGATAACGGGGTTGTTGTATGGTCATGGTTAATAACCAAAGTGTCGATCTGGAATCAAGGTTGAATTGCATGCTTACCGGAGTTTGGACAAAATGCAGCACATTTTTATACATGTGAAATGTGGTTGAATTGAACGGTGAACAGGGTGCCCGGCAAAACCTGGCAGCCATCTATGGTCGGTCCAGCTACAGCAGGCCCAAACCCAAcaaagaggaggaggtaggagcCCAGCTCTCAGCTCTGGATGTCCAGCCGGCCTCACCCCATCTGATCCCTCACTCATAACAACATGCCTGGGTTTGGCTTGCCCTCTTCAGTTGTGTCTGCATGACACTACACTCAGACACATCCCCTTAAAGGAATAATCCACTTAAAATCTATCTTTTTGTATTTTGTTCATTAATcgactgttgatacagtcccaaaatgttttgcatgtcagcaatcaagttttcaagatgggCTTTCAAAAAGCAAGTTGTCActtgccacatcatcatgatgcAAAACACTCTTGAAAACCTGATTGCTGACTTTCTTAATATTTTGGGACTGTATATTTTTTTGATTGGATTATTCCTGTAACTCTGCAGTCAAAGTCACCCAGCAGCACCTCCCAGTGTCCGACTCCCTGTATTGCATGTACTGtgtcaccaggtgtgtgtgtcaaTGCACAAGTGTGATTCAGACCTCATACATTTGGTGCACCAGTAATCGCTTTTTATCCCCTTTCCATAACATATTTTTGTGCACATTATATGTTGTCCCTTTTTTTGagcatttttttttaatggaataaatGAATCTCAAGTAACCTCCTTTTTAGGTGTTTGAGTAACCCAAGCTTTGTTTTTATATATTACACCAGTGTCTTTCTTGCAGTATCAAGTATGTGGATGACTGCTTTTACGTCGGTTCTTACATGTCATTTGTTATAGGAAACCATTTTAGTGGATTATTTTGTCATCTGTTTGTGTATGTTGTATAGCTTTGTGTCAAATGATGTGTAACCTGTGTGAGTCTGATCTGTGCTGTAGCCTCTTAGCAATATGTGAACTCTTTGTTTGTATGTTAGTATAACTTCTGCAGTTATGTTCTCAGGAGTACCTGTCCCGGCTGAGGCAGATCAGGCTACAGAACTTCAATGAGAGACAGCAGATCAAAGCACGCCTCAGAGGAGTGAAGGTATCCTTCCACCCTTTTAGAACACATCAGCATAACATCCTTTTAATCAGCCTCTGAACTTCTGTTATGTTTTGGCATTTTTGTTTGCGGGTAATGGCGGCATCCTCTGGTTGTTCGGGTGATCAATCCAGTACGACAGTGATGGCTcggacagcaaggagtcctgTGAGGAGACAGAGCTGAGGAGAAAGAAGATTGAAGCCCTGAAGGCCCAAGCGCAGGCCCGTGCTGCTGTGTTGAAGGAGCAGCtagagaaaaaaaggagagaggcctatgagagagaaaagagagcctGGGAGGATCACGTAAGTCCCCATACTCCTCAAGCTCATCTGCTACAATTGTACAGCATGTGTAGGATTAAAATCACTAACATtgattgtggtgtgtttttgtcagCTTGCAGCTCGAGGCGTGAAGGTGGGAATGGTAGCAGGAGGTGTAGCAGTAGAGCTAGCTCCTCCCCCTCGTcctggcccctccctccctgtacagGATGTTGTAGCTAGAGCCCAACCTGCATCCAAACCCTCCACCCCTGTCATCTCCATGACTTCTGCTCTGAAGGACGTGGGAGCAGTCAGTAAACACTTAAAGCTTTCACAGTTATTTTCCTCCATTATTCCATTTTTATTACACATGCTTTCTTTCTCCCATTTGTCTGTCTCCCTGCAGCTTGCGTCTGTGCAGAGCTCTTTTAAAGATGACTTTCCTAAAACGGATGTCATTAAGGTGAGTTGGGTCAATAACTTCCAATACAGCACAGTGCTGCTTCACAAAATTACTATTATACACTGAGGCTAGTTTGTTGCAGTGCCTTTTGGTTTATAGTAAGACAGTGACTATATGTTTGGTTTTATTGGTGATTTCTTCAGAGTGAGAAGAAGGAGATTCTCCGGAGACTGAATCAGAACTTGAAGGCCCAGAGCCCTGAGGAGGAGGTGTCAGCCACACCCTCAGAAGAACTATGCCCCACCCCCCAGCAGAGCCAGCCTATCGCAGAGGAGAGACCGTCCTCTGGTGGGGACAGGAAGAAGTGGGAGGCTGTAGCTCCGTCTATTCTCTCTGTAGCCCAGCAGACTCTAGAAGAGACCTGTATCAGAACGACTGGTGAGTTATACCATCTGTCTCCTAGAACCGGACTCTTaaacagaatcaaatcaaatttatttgtcacatacacatagttagcagatgttaatgcgagtgtagcgaaatgcttgtgcttctagttccgacaatgcagtaataaccaacaagtaatctagctaacaattccaaaactactaccttatacacacaagtgtaaagggataaagaatatgtacataaagatatatgaatgagtgatggtacaaaacagcagtacagtatatacatatgagatgagtaatgtagggtatgtaaacattatattaagtagcattgtttaaagtggctagtgatatattttacatcaatttccatcaattcccattattaaagtggctggcgttgagtcagtgtgttggcagcagccactcaatgttagtggtggctgttttaacagtctgatggccttgaaatagaagcagtttttcagtctctcagtccctgctttgatgcacctgtactgacctcaccttcttgatgatagcggggtgaacaggcagtggctcgggtggttgttgtccttgatgatctttatggccttcctgtgacatcgggtggtgtaggtgtcctggagggcaggtagtttgcccccggtgatgcgttgtgcagacctcactaccctctggagagccttacggttgtgggcggagcagttgccataccaggcggtgatacagcccgacaggatgctctcgattgtgcatctgtagaagtttgtgagtgcttttggtgacaagccaaatttcttcagtctcctgaggttgaagaggcaccgCTATAGAAAGGACTAGGACCTGTATGAATTGCTGGATTGACAAGAACCGTGGATCCTTACCCTCACCCTTTTGATTCTGAGCTccaactctcttcctctctttctccccaggctctcaggctctgtctccaGAGGAGAGACCGTCCTCTGGTGGGGACAGGAAGAAATGGGAGGCTGGATCTCCGTCTATTCTCTCTGTAGCTCAGCAAACCCTAGAGGATACCTGT is drawn from Oncorhynchus tshawytscha isolate Ot180627B linkage group LG05, Otsh_v2.0, whole genome shotgun sequence and contains these coding sequences:
- the nek1 gene encoding serine/threonine-protein kinase Nek1 isoform X3 produces the protein MDKYEKVRKIGEGSFGKAILVKSREDGKQYVIKEIGISRMSSKERQESRKEVAVLANMSHPNIVQYKESFEECGCLYIVMDYCEGGDLFKTINSQKGVQFPEEQILDWLVQICLALKHVHDRKILHRDIKSQNIFLTKDGTIQLGDFGIARVLNSTVELARTCIGTPYYLSPEICENKPYNNKSDVWALGCVLYEMCTLKHAFEAGNMKNLVLKIIRGSYPPVSIHYSQDLRSLMGQLFRRNPRERPSVSSILDKPFLSHRIFRFLTPEIIAQEFSHSFLHKQPKAGVAQAASAKRRAPAPMPVTPAQKITKPAAKYGVPLNVRKASDAAMKPAEWKPAVKHKMEGARKKRMELIEKERKQREQMFLLKAGQMKRYEREKINRINRAREQGWRHVLSSSGGSSPERKCFVGGGGMMAGFAAPVPEPLLPAPCPVQGPTSGPAPLSPSRGPYEHYHAALDQLAKPQPKEGAREGFTAGGDTPVRGVPAAASSVLPNGPARLPDPDVVKRELRRLEYVTKQTHVSRQRGHAAAERANQVQEFLQRKRDAMLNKVRAEGQLGARQNLAAIYGRSSYSRPKPNKEEEEYLSRLRQIRLQNFNERQQIKARLRGVKYDSDGSDSKESCEETELRRKKIEALKAQAQARAAVLKEQLEKKRREAYEREKRAWEDHLAARGVKVGMVAGGVAVELAPPPRPGPSLPVQDVVARAQPASKPSTPVISMTSALKDVGALASVQSSFKDDFPKTDVIKSEKKEILRRLNQNLKAQSPEEEVSATPSEELCPTPQQSQPIAEERPSSGGDRKKWEAVAPSILSVAQQTLEETCIRTTGSQALSPEERPSSGGDRKKWEAGSPSILSVAQQTLEDTCIRTAEQTVGEVIRMDVLQDDAPRKAWGRSPDSQVLRVLQEAELQPLTQLLGNVNICEEKLTDNLNQTAKMVGVSGTKEVMHSEASPPALISVVKNTEVQGQEEGTISVDVTGQEKRQAILEEMLKTPPKPIEMEDPADLESVVLEECPKQASNSPAGVVQAWEKRALPLGPPEDRVTPADTKEVGEKAEKQPESSGIAPVYEEPLFVKLCSSPAHRRTAALVLMSAQSSMEDSSSSLASRSRSVSPLRSKHHNALLIGLSTGQFDANNPKMLRTCSLPDLSRLFSSLQEAGGANGAVAPDNNLDIEDMEEEEAKEDEQSETEDVYEDDDLRELRASMERLLQEERSEEDEGGSGSNSGSPPEEEGGDGFNGNPAEDEDDEELNGMAVDEEEGSNGSPGDEEAGHTLTNGLEEEEHHSSESQLNEEWQSDDSGEEEDGAAEQQDSIFSRLEELRFNLEQEMGFENFIEAYNKIKAIHEDEDENIDMGPDMVLNILGTEHQHLYPNILHLVMADGAYQEDNDE